The genomic stretch TCGACCCGATAACCCGCCATCCGCTAACCCGAAAAGCGAACAATTTATTAGGTTGATATCCAATGTAGGCACCGAAGTTTCCGTCGTCTGCTCCAGTCTCCACCACTCTCGGTTCTTTGATTTCTCCTCCGCTTTCCTCTCCGTCGAACTTGGTTCTGCGCTCGATCCGAAGCTTCCTACCGCACCATGCCTCGGTACTAATAACGTTCCTTTCTTCCTTCATTTTTTCATATTATAGTTTCGTGTTGCTCGTATTTGCTTCCAATTTTTAAAAACCCTAATCTTTGGGCCACAGGTACTACTGCGATTACTGTGATACTTACTTGACCCACGACTCTGTAAGttttcccatttctttctttattttcttattttgtttGAATCTGTGATTGATTAGAATGCATGTTCTCGCTTTGAGCTTAACCTAATGGTATGGCAGTATAGGCTTATTGATGATTTTGCCTGGATTCCACTGTTTAGGTCAAATTGGATATTTTGATCTTTATACTAACATTTTTGAAGTGCATTATTGCAATTAAAAATGTATGAGATCGTTCTGTTCCTATACAATCTGAACTGAACACATTATAGGTGGTGTTCGTTTATTCAACTGTCATATTAGAGGAGTAACACTTTGCATCACTAATATTCCTTTAGTAGAGTTAATCATGAATTTGTTCTGCGACTCTTCTACTTCTTTAGTTCATTTTCTCCATATACGCGTCTCTTTGTTACTTTGAACTTTGAAGTATCTTATTTAGGAATATGACAGAGATTTGAAATTAACTCTTCTATAGTATAATATTGCATATTTTATAAACTCCATCTAAGAGGTATTAACTTTGTATGCTTTGATCCCTGGAATATTGTAACTTGCTGCATAGGATACTTAAGACTCCCATTCAGAAAAAACAGGCTGGTACCTAGCTAATCACTGTGGTTTACATCATCTATTTTGGTTTTGatgttttttagaaaataaagtgATAAGAGTTTATATTTGATTCACTTTGATACTATCAAATGTCTCGTTAGTcacaatcatttttttttttcggtTTCTGTATCTGTAGAGTCTTGCAAGTGATGCTTTTTGTATTTTGGAAAAGGAATGCTCTTACTTGAATTTCTTGCCATTGCAGCCATCTGTGAGAAAGCAACACAATGCTGGCTATAAACACAAGGTTACTATTCTTTCCAACCTCATATTCTAAGCTCATTCCAATACTTTGTATCATTTACTTATTTTGTTCTTCAACAATAGGCAAATGTACGCTCTTACTACCAGCAATTTGAGGAGCAACAAACTCAAAGTTTAATCGACCAGAGAATCAAGGAACATCTCGGTCAGGCTGCCGCTTTCCAAGTTGGTGCCACTTTTAACCAGCATCTGATGACCATGCCAGGGGCCCGACCCCCTCTTCCACTTTTAATACCTCCTATGTTGCCTGTTGGAGCATCTCCTCATGCTTCTATGAACGCACCACTTCAACCGGGGGTTAGACCCCCTGTTTTGCCACCTCCATTTGGTGTACCAGGTATTTAAGTTTTGGTTGCTCTTAATTTAGACAGTAATCTCGTATACTATCATTGTTCTATTAAGTTAAAGTCCTTAGAAGGCAATATCTAGAAATTCTGATAATTTGAAATTTCCCACCATATCAGGCTGAGCCAATTTTGTTACTGGGCCGGACTATTAGGTCATTCTAGGCAATCCATTTGTGCCATACTTTTCCTCCGATAGAAGATGAatgatgtgatttttttttttgtttgacatGTTACAAATGTATTCCCCAAAATGGTGAGTAGTTATAGACCTGTGGTTGTCTTTAACTGGCAAGAATATTACTTTAAAGATACCCCACATGATtggtttgcatttttttttagGACTTGGTATCTTTACTACTAAATTTCAGTCAATGAATCCATAACCACAGATTCGATGTTTGTATTGGCAGGTTATGGAGCTGTTCCTCCAGTGGCCGCTGTCCCCTCTGCAGTAGGACCACCTGGTGCACCAACGACACCAATGCAACCAACTAATCTTCCTAGGCCACCTACATTGCCACCTCCAATTCCAGGGGCCATGGCAATGCCAACTACCAACACTACTGCACCTGCTATCCATCAGGGCAACCCATCATCAGCTCCAACAACCAGCTTTGAATCTTTTAACGCTCCTTCTGGATCCACTGCTCCATAAGAGACCAATTTCTAATTTCCCAAAACCTGGCTGTGGATTGAACTCTAGGGTTTACATGTTCCAGTGAATCCCCTTTTTTGCAATTGACCTGAAGAATAAACCGATTAGTAGATCGTGTGTACGGTTTAATTCTTCAGTTAAGAGAACGTACTCTTATTATGTTGATGTTATGCCAGTGATTTGTTGTCATCATCATTTTTTATAAACAAACCTCTTCCAGATATCAATGCTACTTCTTTTGGCGTCGACGGATCCATTACCAATTTACCTAGCATAATAGGGCTGTATTTcttacaagaaaataaaattttaaagctaTTTTATCAATTGAAGCTCGATAAATAAACTTAATCTCCAACAATTTGATGTCCTGCAACATGCTCCTTTTTGTTGACaaaaaaggggaagaaaacaCTTAAAATGCTGACATATAGCTTAGAAATGATAGAAAAGGCACCACATTCAACAATTTCTAGAGCTGTAGTCTGGTGCAGAACGTTTACTTGGCTGAGTGAAGAGCTCTCTACCTTGGGGGAGGAAGAGGAGGGTGTGATTTAGCCATTCCAATCCATGCAACAATACCTATCCCAAGGATTACCCAGCCAAGTATATCATACTTTAAATcactctctttctttttcttcttgggaGCCTGAAAATTAGTAACAAAATTTGAAATGCTTATCATAGGGGAACACTTGAAGTAACAGTATGCAAATAAATTCCTAATAGTAAGTAGTCTTTATCTTATCTACATCCCATGATTTTCTGGTTATTTATGAATCACTGTTTATTCATATTGAAGCTTAAGGATTCAATATTCATGCCTTGTTGGAGATCAACTTATGAAGCAGTTTGATTCATCTGTGATCGAAACAAATGGTTGTCATTCTATTAAATGGGATGATTCTCCCTGTTTCAAGTATGTAATAGATGGCTAGAGGAGGATAGTCTACAGGAAGAAACATGTTTAAGTCACCAAAAAAACAGGAAGACAGGAACATAATGAAACACAATCAACATACAGTCGACATGGTAGTTGATAAGAGCTGGCTGTCACTTAAAAGGTCTTTCAATAAATAAGAGTTCCAACAAACGTGTCATATAGAATATGCCATAGTTTCACTATGACATATGGAACTATCAGAAACTAATGTATTTTCATAACCGAGAATGAATTGTCGGATTATGAAATGCCTACGCCATGAAGGAAAACAATGAagcaattgaaaattttaataaaaacaagaaacaagGTATATGACTTCAATATTTCACAAGGCTTAAGTTTGTTTGGAATTTCCATTTGGAGCTTACTATTACCTTCTTTCTCACAGGGGAAGTTGTCTCCTGGGAAGCCTGTTGGTGTGCCATATGGATTTGGATTTCTTGACGCAACTCAGGTGCCTGAGTAAGATGTTTCAAAGGTTTCAAGAAGGATTCTGAGATTCTATAGAGTTACTCATATAACATGGAAAATAGCTCTTCAATATAACATATTTGTCTAAATTGCTCTAAAGCTATGAACTGTCTTTTTGAAATTCTTGTTTCCAAGTTATCACCAAATTTAAAAAGATCAGCCTGTCCACACTAAAGATAAGCAATACCTGATATCTGGAATTAGATTGCCCATCTAGTAACTTCTTGTGATACAACATTGGTCTTTAGAATCCAAGTTTTGCATTCAGTCTCTCTTTAGGGTAAAATTTGTCTCTACGATTCAAGTTTTAAATTGGTAATAGCTATCTTGCATTGATTAGTACAAAATGATATGCAAATAACACAATAAACCATAGATGTTATCTTGTTGTGACATTAGCAACGCAATATGCATGTCTTTTATCACATTGATCTAGTGActcgtacaattttctttctagaATCTACCAAAACAATCATCTAGTAAGTATCATATGATTTCCTTTTCAATAGAAATCACGTGCAAACTTTTTCTTCTTATGATCTTTTTCCGTAAACTATCATTATCTTATTAGATAACTAAGGCACATTATGGATCGTTCTAAGATAGAACCAAATCAAATTAGAACAATCCAACACCAACCATGAGTTTATACATACGTGTGCTAAAAGATTCTTCTATGAACATCTATTCatcta from Zingiber officinale cultivar Zhangliang chromosome 5B, Zo_v1.1, whole genome shotgun sequence encodes the following:
- the LOC121984733 gene encoding U1 small nuclear ribonucleoprotein C-like — encoded protein: MPRYYCDYCDTYLTHDSPSVRKQHNAGYKHKANVRSYYQQFEEQQTQSLIDQRIKEHLGQAAAFQVGATFNQHLMTMPGARPPLPLLIPPMLPVGASPHASMNAPLQPGVRPPVLPPPFGVPGYGAVPPVAAVPSAVGPPGAPTTPMQPTNLPRPPTLPPPIPGAMAMPTTNTTAPAIHQGNPSSAPTTSFESFNAPSGSTAP